From a region of the Methanolinea sp. genome:
- a CDS encoding RNA methyltransferase, which translates to MPEIDIVLVAPLYEGNVGFAARVMKNFGFSRLVLIDPCTLGLEARARAAHAGDVLDSAEILTLEEVFSRSDLVIATTGEVSKSVCTPMRMPYFQPSEIRDIIADIDGRIAVLFGRENWGLNNDEIFRSDVICTIPASADYPILNLSHAVGIICYEFSRLSRGDYLLASREEMDHLYAHIDSYLDKIDHPLFKRQPTMLLIRRVLGRTKLTAREASTLHGLMRRSEWHFNPAAFVRKKAQDED; encoded by the coding sequence ATGCCCGAGATCGATATTGTCCTGGTTGCCCCCCTGTACGAAGGTAATGTGGGATTTGCCGCGCGGGTAATGAAGAATTTCGGGTTTTCCCGCCTGGTGCTGATCGATCCCTGCACGCTGGGCCTGGAAGCCCGGGCCCGGGCGGCGCATGCAGGCGATGTGCTTGATTCTGCCGAGATACTTACCCTCGAAGAAGTTTTCTCGCGAAGTGATCTTGTAATCGCTACCACCGGTGAGGTGAGCAAATCGGTCTGCACCCCAATGCGGATGCCGTACTTCCAGCCGTCCGAGATCCGGGACATCATCGCCGACATCGATGGCCGGATCGCCGTTCTCTTTGGACGGGAGAACTGGGGGCTGAACAACGATGAAATCTTCAGGAGCGATGTTATCTGCACCATCCCTGCATCAGCTGATTATCCCATCCTTAACCTATCCCACGCCGTGGGCATCATCTGCTACGAGTTCTCACGCCTTTCGCGCGGTGACTACCTGCTCGCATCACGCGAAGAGATGGACCATCTCTATGCCCATATCGATTCTTACCTGGACAAGATCGACCATCCGTTGTTCAAGCGCCAGCCGACCATGCTCCTGATCCGCCGGGTGCTGGGGAGGACGAAACTCACCGCCAGGGAGGCGAGCACCCTGCATGGCCTGATGCGGCGGTCCGAGTGGCATTTCAATCCTGCGGCGTTCGTGCGAAAGAAGGCGCAGGATGAGGATTAA
- a CDS encoding META domain-containing protein translates to MQPLASFLLAGALVLLLLSCGCTTPLPITPTPTQTLATTTMPTATPLSTPPPQATLFGVTWYLISMRSGASSNVLPGTEITAFFDGHGKVYGSSGCNQYTASYSGLLNNLAIGTPSTTDMKCLSPPGTMSQESLYLIILQGASRFKIEKNILTIMDSNGNTILTYSLSPPRELTPAPLIGSTWFLNSFVDAEGNFYTKGQSHPISLHLTNDNKLNGNAGCNDYSGSFAVSGSTISINAFATTARSCDESEVMELEKTYLAVLPQIMLYQISGNELTLSDGTGKISMIYDTMP, encoded by the coding sequence ATGCAGCCTCTCGCTTCTTTTCTTCTTGCAGGAGCCCTCGTCCTGTTGCTCCTCTCCTGTGGGTGCACGACCCCTCTCCCCATAACCCCTACGCCCACCCAGACCCTGGCAACGACCACGATGCCGACTGCGACCCCGCTTTCCACTCCACCGCCCCAGGCAACCCTCTTCGGGGTGACCTGGTACCTGATCTCAATGCGTAGCGGAGCCAGCAGCAATGTTTTGCCGGGGACCGAGATAACGGCCTTCTTCGACGGGCATGGGAAGGTGTATGGTTCATCGGGATGCAACCAGTATACTGCTTCCTACTCAGGGCTTCTGAACAACCTTGCCATCGGGACTCCGTCAACGACTGATATGAAATGCCTTTCCCCGCCGGGCACCATGAGCCAGGAGAGCCTCTACCTTATCATTCTCCAGGGCGCCTCGCGGTTCAAGATCGAGAAAAACATCCTGACTATCATGGATAGCAACGGGAATACCATCCTCACCTACTCCCTCAGCCCTCCCAGAGAACTAACCCCTGCTCCGTTGATCGGAAGCACCTGGTTCCTCAACTCGTTCGTTGATGCAGAAGGGAACTTCTATACCAAGGGGCAGTCCCACCCTATCTCCCTTCATCTCACCAACGACAATAAGCTCAATGGTAACGCCGGGTGTAACGACTATTCCGGCTCCTTTGCGGTGAGCGGGAGTACCATCTCCATCAACGCCTTTGCAACCACGGCCAGGTCATGCGATGAGTCAGAGGTCATGGAGCTCGAGAAGACCTATCTCGCTGTGCTGCCACAGATAATGCTATACCAGATATCCGGCAACGAGCTTACTCTCTCGGATGGGACCGGGAAGATCAGCATGATTTACGATACCATGCCGTGA
- a CDS encoding phosphoglycerol geranylgeranyltransferase, whose amino-acid sequence MHTKWKNWVHVTKLDPDKTLPPGIVSEIAASGTDALMLSGTLNVTLENLERLHREVAVSGLPLVMEPASPEAVLANGIDLLFVPSVLNSSEVQWIVGKHRDWILHNNRIDWERVIPEAYIVLNPDSAVGKVTRSNCMLSPAEVASYAMVADRYFRFPIVYIEYSGMYGNPAAVKAASEVIDSAVLYYGGGINSGQRAAEMAKYADTIVVGNAVYDRCIDVLKETVKAVQ is encoded by the coding sequence ATGCACACTAAATGGAAGAACTGGGTCCATGTGACCAAACTCGATCCCGACAAGACCCTGCCTCCGGGAATCGTCAGCGAGATCGCCGCAAGCGGGACCGATGCACTCATGCTTTCGGGAACTCTCAATGTCACCCTCGAGAACCTTGAGAGACTCCACCGGGAAGTCGCCGTATCGGGCCTCCCCCTGGTCATGGAACCGGCCAGCCCAGAGGCGGTCCTGGCAAACGGAATCGATCTCCTGTTTGTCCCAAGCGTCCTCAACTCATCCGAGGTCCAATGGATCGTTGGGAAGCACCGGGACTGGATCCTCCACAACAACCGTATTGACTGGGAGCGGGTGATTCCCGAGGCCTATATCGTGCTCAATCCGGATTCTGCGGTCGGGAAAGTTACACGGTCGAACTGCATGCTCTCTCCTGCGGAAGTCGCATCCTATGCCATGGTTGCCGACCGTTACTTCAGGTTTCCTATCGTGTACATCGAGTATTCCGGCATGTACGGGAATCCTGCCGCGGTGAAGGCGGCATCGGAAGTAATCGACTCTGCAGTCCTGTACTATGGCGGCGGGATCAATTCGGGCCAGCGGGCAGCGGAGATGGCCAAGTACGCCGATACCATCGTGGTCGGTAATGCCGTCTATGACCGGTGTATCGATGTTCTGAAAGAGACGGTGAAAGCGGTCCAGTAG